In one Trichlorobacter lovleyi SZ genomic region, the following are encoded:
- a CDS encoding penicillin-binding protein 1A → MQQEYTRTNRRAPGQKGRGFLSTLLLIVVTLVVVLLLGVGGYVAFLMAKLPKVDRLADYKPPIVSQVYGDDGTLVGEFYLERRLVVPVNKMPRKLIQAFVAAEDASFYSHRGIDYFGIIRAAFKNIISMRKKEGASTITQQVTKTMLLTPEKKLSRKIKEAILAKRMEEKLTKDEILYLYLNQIYLGAGSYGVEAAAETYFGKHVEQLNLAEMAILAGLPKAPNAYSPIKHLERAKERQAYVLDRMVAEGFVTQAEADYARKSPLTILPGRRVMNDRVAYFLEQMRIYLEEKYGEDQLYKGGLKIYTTMNATMQGAAYEAVRSGLKAVDKRQGFRGAVKYLQQAEIEQFCDKVEEGIDSAALKVGETYPGVVTAVDPAKGTATVRVGERYGLLDRKGMAWAGKLNLVNSYGKPEKAAKTLGLGAVVDLQVLVPDQNNQGAVFALDQVPEVQGALVSIDPRTGGVKAMIGGYDFRKSQFNRAVQAKRNAGSAFKPIIYAAALEKGFTAATVIDDSPVEYPAGLGKTWSPKNYDNTYRGPVTMREALTHSINVVSVKILEKIGVDHAVEFAKRLGFSSKIEPNLSLALGAASVSPLELTSAYTAFANKGVHLPPYYIVKVVDSEGRVLEEYHPPAPPAPVVPPASDAEQVVTLTDKPAPVKPAEPLPSAGSMQVARSERATSPEVAYLITNLMESVVQSGTGHRAAAIKRPVAGKTGTTNEMKDAWFVGYVPQLVTGVWVGFDNQARSLGAGGSGGQAAAPIWTDYMLKAVAGLPVQGFDAPETVSVVRVNPKSGKLSRGVDGASEAFIRGTEPSVYEGD, encoded by the coding sequence ATGCAGCAGGAATATACAAGAACGAATCGGCGGGCACCCGGTCAGAAAGGCAGGGGCTTTTTGTCCACCCTGCTCCTGATTGTGGTTACCCTGGTGGTGGTGTTATTGCTGGGGGTGGGTGGCTATGTGGCCTTTCTGATGGCTAAGCTCCCCAAGGTTGACCGTCTTGCCGATTATAAACCGCCGATTGTATCGCAGGTGTATGGCGATGACGGGACGCTGGTCGGCGAATTCTACCTTGAACGCCGGCTGGTGGTTCCGGTTAACAAGATGCCGCGCAAATTGATCCAGGCCTTTGTTGCTGCTGAAGATGCCAGCTTCTATTCCCATAGAGGGATAGATTATTTTGGCATCATTCGCGCCGCCTTCAAGAATATTATCTCCATGCGCAAGAAGGAGGGGGCCTCCACTATTACCCAGCAGGTTACCAAGACCATGCTGCTGACCCCTGAAAAGAAGCTCTCCCGCAAGATCAAAGAGGCTATCCTGGCCAAGCGGATGGAAGAAAAACTGACCAAGGACGAGATACTGTACCTGTATCTGAATCAGATCTATCTGGGGGCCGGTTCCTATGGTGTGGAGGCGGCGGCTGAGACCTACTTCGGCAAACATGTCGAACAGCTGAATCTGGCAGAGATGGCTATCCTGGCAGGCCTTCCCAAGGCACCTAACGCCTATTCGCCGATCAAGCATCTGGAGCGGGCCAAGGAACGCCAGGCCTATGTTCTGGACAGGATGGTCGCTGAGGGGTTTGTTACCCAGGCCGAGGCAGATTACGCCCGTAAGAGCCCGCTGACTATCCTGCCGGGGCGGCGCGTCATGAATGACAGAGTCGCCTATTTTCTGGAGCAGATGCGAATCTATCTGGAAGAAAAGTACGGAGAAGACCAGCTCTACAAGGGGGGCCTGAAGATCTACACCACCATGAACGCCACAATGCAGGGAGCCGCCTATGAAGCGGTCCGCTCCGGTCTGAAGGCTGTGGACAAGCGCCAGGGATTCAGGGGGGCTGTTAAATATTTGCAACAGGCTGAGATTGAACAGTTTTGCGACAAGGTTGAGGAAGGCATTGATTCTGCTGCACTGAAAGTAGGTGAGACCTATCCCGGTGTGGTGACTGCGGTTGATCCGGCCAAGGGGACGGCAACCGTCAGGGTGGGCGAACGTTATGGCCTGCTTGATCGCAAGGGGATGGCCTGGGCCGGCAAGCTTAATCTGGTGAACAGCTACGGTAAACCGGAAAAAGCAGCTAAAACATTAGGGCTGGGGGCAGTGGTTGATCTGCAGGTGCTTGTCCCGGACCAAAATAATCAGGGGGCGGTCTTCGCCCTTGATCAGGTGCCGGAGGTGCAGGGGGCGCTGGTCTCAATCGATCCGCGTACCGGTGGTGTCAAGGCGATGATCGGCGGGTATGATTTCCGTAAAAGTCAGTTTAACCGGGCGGTGCAGGCCAAGCGCAATGCCGGCTCGGCCTTCAAGCCGATCATCTATGCCGCTGCCCTGGAAAAAGGGTTTACCGCAGCGACCGTGATTGATGATTCACCGGTGGAGTACCCGGCCGGGCTGGGTAAGACCTGGTCTCCCAAAAACTACGATAATACCTACCGTGGGCCGGTAACCATGCGGGAGGCGCTGACCCACTCGATCAATGTGGTCAGCGTCAAGATCCTGGAAAAAATCGGAGTGGATCATGCGGTGGAGTTTGCCAAGCGGCTCGGTTTTTCCTCAAAAATTGAACCCAATCTGTCTCTGGCCCTGGGGGCTGCCAGTGTTTCTCCCCTGGAGCTGACTTCGGCCTATACCGCCTTTGCCAATAAGGGAGTCCATCTACCTCCGTATTATATTGTGAAGGTTGTGGATAGTGAAGGCAGGGTGCTTGAGGAGTATCATCCGCCTGCACCTCCTGCACCGGTCGTTCCGCCTGCTTCTGATGCGGAACAGGTTGTGACGTTGACGGATAAACCGGCACCTGTAAAGCCTGCAGAACCTTTACCATCAGCCGGCTCAATGCAGGTTGCCCGCTCAGAACGGGCAACCTCGCCCGAGGTGGCCTACCTGATCACCAACCTGATGGAGTCTGTTGTGCAGAGCGGTACCGGCCACCGTGCCGCTGCAATCAAACGCCCGGTGGCCGGCAAGACCGGTACCACCAATGAGATGAAGGACGCCTGGTTTGTCGGCTATGTACCGCAGCTGGTGACCGGAGTCTGGGTTGGCTTTGACAATCAGGCCCGCTCACTGGGGGCCGGCGGTTCCGGTGGGCAGGCGGCAGCCCCGATCTGGACCGACTACATGCTGAAGGCGGTTGCCGGTCTGCCTGTCCAGGGGTTTGATGCGCCGGAAACCGTCTCTGTGGTGCGGGTTAACCCGAAAAGCGGTAAACTCTCACGGGGTGTTGATGGAGCGTCAGAGGCATTTATCCGGGGTACTGAACCTTCCGTTTATGAAGGGGATTGA